One stretch of Acidobacteriota bacterium DNA includes these proteins:
- a CDS encoding LacI family DNA-binding transcriptional regulator has translation MASIYDIAERAGVAPSTVSRALRGHSRISKETRARIKQLADEMGFVPNSIAQSLVSQRTQTVGVITSNLADPWVGAVLQGIEDAAHEAGYTLILTTTKDRRFRENAVVEDLRRRQVDGIIVVLVYEGIEEFDPGSTPTVLINKGVRLAPDHRWRLVAVDDKKSAGLAVDHLLELGHRRIVYIGSARRPSSTRHRQEGYVAALRAAGVPVEHDLIFYPAPQADLSAGSSSLADILKSGATAVFCYNDMTAIGLLAECRRRGVQVPHDLSVVGFDDLETACLVTPALTTVAQPRRALGETAIASLLHLIDGPGDGEHIYLSCKLVTRESTVAARRAFSPVTAAQPRAT, from the coding sequence GTGGCATCGATTTACGACATCGCTGAACGCGCCGGAGTGGCTCCCTCCACGGTGAGTCGCGCCCTTCGAGGGCACTCGCGCATCAGCAAAGAAACCCGGGCGCGCATCAAGCAACTTGCCGATGAGATGGGATTCGTTCCCAATTCGATCGCCCAAAGTCTCGTGTCTCAACGAACCCAGACTGTCGGTGTCATCACGTCCAACCTCGCTGACCCGTGGGTGGGAGCAGTGCTCCAAGGGATCGAGGACGCGGCCCATGAAGCTGGGTACACCCTGATCTTGACAACCACCAAAGACCGGCGTTTTCGAGAGAACGCGGTCGTCGAGGATCTGCGGCGACGGCAGGTCGACGGCATCATCGTTGTGCTTGTCTATGAAGGAATCGAGGAGTTCGACCCTGGGTCGACCCCGACGGTGCTCATCAACAAGGGCGTGCGCCTCGCGCCGGATCACCGCTGGCGCCTCGTCGCGGTTGATGACAAGAAGTCGGCGGGTCTCGCTGTCGATCACCTACTTGAGTTGGGCCACCGTCGGATCGTCTATATCGGCTCAGCGAGACGGCCTAGTTCTACGCGCCACCGTCAGGAAGGATACGTGGCTGCTCTGCGGGCGGCGGGAGTGCCGGTCGAGCACGACCTCATCTTCTATCCCGCCCCGCAGGCCGACCTCTCGGCCGGGTCGTCCAGCCTCGCCGACATCCTCAAATCCGGCGCTACCGCAGTCTTCTGTTACAACGACATGACCGCCATTGGACTGCTGGCGGAGTGCCGCAGACGCGGGGTCCAAGTGCCGCACGACCTCAGCGTCGTCGGGTTTGACGACCTCGAGACCGCGTGTCTCGTCACACCGGCCTTGACGACTGTTGCCCAGCCACGTCGCGCTTTGGGAGAGACTGCCATCGCCAGCCTCCTGCATCTCATCGACGGACCCGGCGACGGAGAGCACATCTATCTCTCCTGCAAGCTCGTCACGCGAGAGTCGACGGTCGCCGCCCGCAGAGCGTTCAGCCCGGTCACCGCGGCGCAACCCCGGGCGACCTGA
- a CDS encoding extracellular solute-binding protein, whose translation MAIRLTRTSTVALLAALSLVFAACGGGAEETTTSAAGGAEETTTSAAGGAEETTTSAAGGAEETTTSTAGPAVEPQTLTLWHNQADPDAVKALYERFEQDTGHTLDIVLIPQDGFETATLQKWATGERPDILSYHGSFEKFLALNPEENLRDLSNEEYVARATPGLLDTNGNLNGKVYALILRAPTPWGFYTNTQVVEKLGITLPTNASEIIEYCRDLRASNPELTPIAEGAGSGWPPFVAIGAYMADPLINGWLDALQQRTVKLDDADSPWVGSLNHYSDMIEAGCFADDFLSATYEDAYTALVEGDAVLLSMLSSVLLDIADAFGDDALENIGFQAWSATQPVVTIETSPHGTYYLPITGDAAKEAAALEFIRWASSPEVYADFLAAVREPSTFIDVPSPSGLPNPVLEGQAAIEEFGTINVIWNFLPGADIGCSLDIVAETGTAEQCAAEFQSTAEQGFAAAGAPGWDN comes from the coding sequence ATGGCAATACGATTGACGAGAACATCGACGGTGGCGCTTCTTGCCGCCTTATCCCTGGTGTTCGCAGCCTGCGGGGGTGGCGCAGAGGAAACTACAACCAGCGCAGCCGGTGGCGCAGAGGAAACTACAACCAGCGCAGCCGGTGGCGCAGAGGAAACTACAACCAGCGCAGCCGGTGGCGCAGAGGAAACTACAACCAGCACGGCTGGACCGGCCGTCGAGCCTCAGACTCTCACGCTTTGGCACAACCAAGCGGATCCCGACGCTGTCAAGGCACTATACGAACGGTTTGAGCAGGACACGGGTCATACACTCGATATCGTTTTGATCCCTCAAGACGGCTTCGAAACTGCAACGCTTCAGAAATGGGCGACGGGTGAGCGGCCCGACATCCTGTCTTACCACGGGAGCTTTGAGAAGTTCCTGGCGCTCAACCCGGAGGAGAACCTGAGAGATCTGAGCAACGAGGAATACGTTGCCCGTGCGACTCCGGGGCTTCTGGACACCAACGGTAACCTGAATGGGAAAGTCTACGCGTTGATCCTCCGCGCACCTACCCCGTGGGGGTTCTACACCAACACGCAGGTCGTCGAGAAGCTCGGAATCACCCTCCCGACCAACGCGTCTGAGATCATCGAGTACTGTCGGGATCTCCGTGCCAGCAATCCCGAGCTGACACCCATCGCAGAAGGTGCCGGATCGGGCTGGCCGCCATTTGTCGCCATCGGGGCCTACATGGCCGACCCCCTGATCAATGGATGGCTCGACGCATTGCAACAACGGACCGTGAAGCTCGACGACGCGGACTCACCGTGGGTGGGTTCGCTCAATCACTACAGTGACATGATCGAGGCCGGGTGCTTCGCAGACGACTTCCTGAGCGCAACATATGAGGATGCCTACACTGCGCTCGTCGAAGGTGACGCGGTACTCTTGTCCATGCTCTCGAGTGTGCTCTTGGACATCGCCGATGCCTTTGGCGACGACGCCTTGGAGAACATCGGATTCCAGGCATGGTCTGCAACCCAACCGGTCGTTACCATCGAGACGAGTCCCCACGGGACCTACTACCTGCCGATAACCGGCGATGCAGCAAAAGAGGCCGCAGCGCTCGAGTTCATTCGGTGGGCATCGTCACCAGAGGTGTACGCTGACTTCCTCGCCGCCGTAAGGGAACCGTCAACCTTCATAGACGTGCCATCACCATCCGGCCTCCCAAACCCAGTCCTCGAAGGCCAGGCCGCCATCGAGGAGTTCGGTACCATCAACGTCATCTGGAATTTCCTTCCAGGAGCGGACATCGGTTGTTCGCTCGACATTGTTGCTGAGACAGGGACCGCGGAACAGTGCGCCGCCGAGTTCCAGTCGACCGCGGAACAAGGCTTCGCTGCCGCCGGTGCTCCCGGTTGGGATAACTGA
- a CDS encoding sugar ABC transporter permease — MFALPALIFLALFWLAPLGINIYLAFTDWNSFRSVISFIGLENFRAMYVQGILVNAMLLTFIFAFVTMLVQNLVGLGMALLLEEDSPTSTFFRSLFFVPVLLSFLAVGFVWRGLLQPDGLVNSVLSLFVSGSVDKAWLADPTWSIVVIALVNAWMWTGMSALIYLANLKAIPSGLIEASVIDGASAWQRFRYIRLPLLGPALTFNITLTFIGSLNVFDMVAATTRGGPGRSTQVLNILIRDQFARGLFGFASSTNLIVTIMIVVVAIPLVWFLRSREAEL; from the coding sequence GTGTTCGCGCTGCCGGCTCTGATCTTCCTGGCATTGTTCTGGCTGGCACCACTTGGCATCAACATCTACCTCGCCTTCACCGACTGGAACAGTTTTCGCAGTGTGATCAGTTTCATTGGACTGGAGAATTTCCGCGCCATGTATGTGCAGGGCATCCTGGTGAATGCCATGCTTCTGACATTCATCTTTGCTTTTGTGACCATGCTCGTGCAGAATCTTGTTGGTCTCGGTATGGCGCTGCTTCTTGAGGAGGATTCGCCAACCAGCACGTTCTTCCGGTCTCTTTTCTTCGTGCCGGTGCTGCTGTCATTCCTGGCCGTCGGGTTCGTCTGGCGAGGGCTACTCCAGCCGGACGGATTGGTCAACTCGGTCCTGAGCCTGTTCGTATCAGGCTCCGTCGACAAGGCATGGCTAGCAGATCCGACGTGGTCCATCGTCGTCATAGCTCTCGTCAACGCATGGATGTGGACTGGCATGTCCGCACTCATCTACCTCGCCAATCTGAAGGCCATCCCCTCTGGGCTAATCGAGGCGAGCGTGATCGACGGTGCCAGCGCTTGGCAACGATTCAGATACATCAGGCTTCCCTTGCTCGGCCCTGCCCTCACCTTCAACATCACTCTGACGTTCATCGGCTCGCTCAACGTATTCGACATGGTCGCAGCCACGACTCGAGGAGGTCCCGGCCGGTCGACTCAGGTTCTGAATATCCTTATCAGGGACCAGTTCGCCCGAGGACTGTTCGGTTTCGCATCGTCCACCAACCTGATTGTGACGATCATGATCGTCGTGGTTGCTATTCCACTGGTCTGGTTTCTCCGTTCCCGAGAGGCCGAGCTATGA